The Cucumis melo cultivar AY chromosome 6, USDA_Cmelo_AY_1.0, whole genome shotgun sequence genome includes a region encoding these proteins:
- the LOC103483915 gene encoding 1-Cys peroxiredoxin, producing the protein MPGLTIGDTIPNIQADSTHGKISLYDYLGDSWGIIFSHPGDFTPVCTTELGMMAAQAEEFSKRGVKLIGLSCDDVQSHTEWIKDIEAFNKGKKVTYPILADPKREIIKQLNMVDPDEKDPSGGAVPSRALHIIGPDKKVKLSFLYPASTGRNIDEVLRVLESLQKAAKHKVATPVNWKPGSKCVISPSVSNEQAKQMFPNGYETMELPSKKEYLRFTDV; encoded by the exons ATGCCTGGCCTTACAATCGGCGATACAATACCTAATATTCAAGCTGATAGCACCCATGGAAAGATCAGTTTATATGATTACCTCGGCGATAGCTGGGGCATTATCTTCTCTCACCCGG GTGATTTTACTCCCGTTTGTACCACGGAGCTAGGGATGATGGCTGCTCAAGCAGAGGAGTTCAGCAAACGAGGTGTGAAGCTAATAGGACTATCTTGTGATGATGTTCAATCACATACCGAGTGGATCAAAGATATCGAAGCCTTCAAT AAAGGGAAAAAAGTCACGTATCCAATACTGGCGGATCCAAAGAGAGAGATCATCAAGCAACTGAATATGGTCGACCCCGACGAGAAAGACCCGTCGGGTGGTGCAGTGCCATCGCGGGCATTGCACATCATCGGTCCAGACAAGAAGGTGAAGCTAAGCTTCTTGTACCCAGCAAGTACTGGGAGGAACATAGATGAAGTGTTGAGGGTTTTGGAGTCTTTACAAAAGGCTGCAAAGCACAAGGTGGCGACTCCGGTGAACTGGAAGCCGGGCAGCAAGTGTGTGATCTCGCCGAGTGTGAGTAATGAGCAGGCCAAGCAAATGTTCCCTAATGGCTACGAAACTATGGAGCTACCATCAAAGAAGGAGTACTTGCGTTTCACTGATGTGTGA
- the LOC103483917 gene encoding uncharacterized protein LOC103483917 isoform X2: MALDAEAAPAAELALSDTDINWNRLDKTKFHIIGAILFTAQSALLHPTAVVKTRMQVDGSGLSHMRGVSVFWKILKSDGVSGLYRGFGTSAIGSLPGRVLALTSLEVSKDIMLKYTENLEMPEATRVGLANGVAGMISNLVSCIYYVPLDVVCQRLMVQGLPGTTYCNSPLDVVRKVMKAEGFRGLYRGFGLTAVTQSPASALWWGVYGAAQHIIWRSLGYRDSMEKKPSHMEMVTVQATAGMVAGACSSVITTPVDTVKTRLQVIDNYGIGRPSVLKTSRALLKEDGWVGFYRGFGPRFLNMSLYGTTMIVTYELIKRLSLKDIVTS; this comes from the exons ATGGCTCTCGACGCCGAAGCTGCACCGGCGGCGGAGTTGGCGCTTTCTGATACCGACATCAACTGGAACAG GTTGGACAAGACAAAGTTTCATATAATTGGGGCAATACTCTTTACGGCTCAGTCAGCCTTGTTACATCCAACAGCGGTTGTAAAAACTAGAATGCAAGTTGATGGATCTGGGCTTTCTCACATGCGTGGAGTCTCAGTTTTCTGGAAAATATTGAAGTCTGATGGAGTCTCTGGCTTGTATAGAGGATTTGGTACTTCAGCGATTGGATCATTACCTGGTCGAGTACTGGCTTTAACATCACTAGAAGTATCAAAAGACATAATGTTGAAATATACTGAAAATCTGGAAATGCCTGAAGCAACGCGTGTTGGTCTTGCTAATGGAGTTGCAGGCATGATCTCAAATTTAGTTTCATGCATATACTATGTGCCATTGGACGTG GTTTGCCAGAGGCTGATGGTTCAAGGGCTTCCTGGAACCACCTACTGCAACAGCCCACTTGATGTTGTCAGAAAAGTGATGAAGGCCGAAGGATTTCGTGGTTTATATAGGGGTTTTGGATTAACGGCTGTAACTCAGTCTCCAGCATCTGCCCTCTGGTGGGGTGTTTATGGTGCTGCTCAACATATTATCTGGAG GAGCTTAGGATATCGAGATAGCATGGAGAAGAAACCTTCTCACATGGAGATGGTAACAGTTCAGGCCACAGCAGGAATGGTGGCAGGTGCTTGTTCCTCTGTTATTACAACTCCCGTTGACACAGTAAAAACGCGACTTCAG GTCATCGATAACTATGGAATTGGAAGACCATCCGTGCTCAAGACATCAAGAGCACTTCTCAAGGAAGATGGATGGGTGGGATTTTACAGAGGCTTTGGACCTCGGTTTTTGAATATGTCACTGTATGGAACCACGATGATAGTCACTTATGAACTGATCA AGCGACTTTCCTTGAAGGACATTGTGACATCTTGA
- the LOC103483914 gene encoding uncharacterized protein LOC103483914 encodes MEKTPQFQIHYCSSKFQIPSSELFPSSSSKIKIIKPFQFPFSFSLLQNITISMASPPFSAIFGHRNVTFPWSLLLLLLPPLLLSPSLTFASPCRTSCGNIPIKYPFGIDDGCGAPQFRRMFNCSNDLFFLTPSGSYKVQSIDYDEQSMVIYDPAMSTCSILQPHHDFTMTDIQSIIIPPSPDTVFALLNCSIDSPILNHYKYLCFNFSGHSCDELYGSCNAFRVFHLLTNSTSPPCCFTGYDTVKMMSMNILDCTHYTTVLNTENLKGVGALDWEYGMKLSFSVANLGCDRCSKSGGNCGFDTETEGLLCLCSVSSNHTRDCVGGNIPNGGPNQASVLFIGEFIFSILIILHLNFISF; translated from the exons ATGGAGAAAACACCGCAATTTCAGATTCATTATTGTTCCTCGAAGTTCCAAATTCCTTCCTCTGAGCTGTTCCCCTCTTCCTCCTCcaaaatcaaaataatcaaACCATTCCAATTTCCATTCAGTTTCTCGTTACTACAAAACATTACTATTTCCATGGCGTCGCCACCGTTTTCCGCCATCTTCGGCCACCGGAATGTCACATTTCCATGGTCATTACTCCTCCTCCTACTACCACCGCTATTACTTTCACCTTCTCTCACATTCGCCTCACCTTGCCGTACTTCCTGCGGCAACATTCCGATTAAATACCCCTTCGGAATCGACGACGGCTGCGGAGCACCTCAATTTCGCCGCATGTTCAATTGCTCCAACGATCTTTTCTTTCTCACTCCCTCCGGTAGCTACAAAGTTCAATCCATCGATTACGACGAACAATCCATGGTGATCTACGATCCGGCAATGTCTACCTGCTCAATCCTCCAACCGCATCACGATTTCACCATGACGGACATTCAATCGATCATAATTCCGCCATCGCCAGACACAGTCTTCGCTCTCCTCAACTGCTCGATCGATTCTCCGATCCTCAACCACTACAAGTACCTCTGCTTCAATTTCTCCGGCCATTCATGCGATGAACTGTACGGGAGTTGCAACGCGTTCAGAGTGTTCCATTTGTTGACGAACAGTACATCGCCGCCATGCTGTTTTACGGGATACGATACGGTGAAGATGATGAGTATGAACATTTTGGATTGTACGCATTACACGACGGTGTTGAATACGGAGAATCTGAAGGGAGTAGGGGCTTTGGATTGGGAATATGGAATGAAATTGAGCTTTTCGGTTGCGAATTTGGGATGTGATCGGTGTTCGAAATCGGGAGGAAATTGTGGATTTGATACGGAAACGGAAGGTTTGTTGTGCCTTTGCTCTGTTTCTTCTAATCATACTAGAGATTGCG TTGGTGGAAACATTCCAAATGGAGGACCAAATCAAGCATCAGTGCTATTCATCGGAGAATTCATATTCTCTATATTAATCATTCTTCATCTTAACTTTATAAGTTTCTAA
- the LOC103483917 gene encoding uncharacterized protein LOC103483917 isoform X1 — translation MALDAEAAPAAELALSDTDINWNRLDKTKFHIIGAILFTAQSALLHPTAVVKTRMQVDGSGLSHMRGVSVFWKILKSDGVSGLYRGFGTSAIGSLPGRVLALTSLEVSKDIMLKYTENLEMPEATRVGLANGVAGMISNLVSCIYYVPLDVVCQRLMVQGLPGTTYCNSPLDVVRKVMKAEGFRGLYRGFGLTAVTQSPASALWWGVYGAAQHIIWRSLGYRDSMEKKPSHMEMVTVQATAGMVAGACSSVITTPVDTVKTRLQISPMQVIDNYGIGRPSVLKTSRALLKEDGWVGFYRGFGPRFLNMSLYGTTMIVTYELIKRLSLKDIVTS, via the exons ATGGCTCTCGACGCCGAAGCTGCACCGGCGGCGGAGTTGGCGCTTTCTGATACCGACATCAACTGGAACAG GTTGGACAAGACAAAGTTTCATATAATTGGGGCAATACTCTTTACGGCTCAGTCAGCCTTGTTACATCCAACAGCGGTTGTAAAAACTAGAATGCAAGTTGATGGATCTGGGCTTTCTCACATGCGTGGAGTCTCAGTTTTCTGGAAAATATTGAAGTCTGATGGAGTCTCTGGCTTGTATAGAGGATTTGGTACTTCAGCGATTGGATCATTACCTGGTCGAGTACTGGCTTTAACATCACTAGAAGTATCAAAAGACATAATGTTGAAATATACTGAAAATCTGGAAATGCCTGAAGCAACGCGTGTTGGTCTTGCTAATGGAGTTGCAGGCATGATCTCAAATTTAGTTTCATGCATATACTATGTGCCATTGGACGTG GTTTGCCAGAGGCTGATGGTTCAAGGGCTTCCTGGAACCACCTACTGCAACAGCCCACTTGATGTTGTCAGAAAAGTGATGAAGGCCGAAGGATTTCGTGGTTTATATAGGGGTTTTGGATTAACGGCTGTAACTCAGTCTCCAGCATCTGCCCTCTGGTGGGGTGTTTATGGTGCTGCTCAACATATTATCTGGAG GAGCTTAGGATATCGAGATAGCATGGAGAAGAAACCTTCTCACATGGAGATGGTAACAGTTCAGGCCACAGCAGGAATGGTGGCAGGTGCTTGTTCCTCTGTTATTACAACTCCCGTTGACACAGTAAAAACGCGACTTCAG ATCTCTCCAATGCAGGTCATCGATAACTATGGAATTGGAAGACCATCCGTGCTCAAGACATCAAGAGCACTTCTCAAGGAAGATGGATGGGTGGGATTTTACAGAGGCTTTGGACCTCGGTTTTTGAATATGTCACTGTATGGAACCACGATGATAGTCACTTATGAACTGATCA AGCGACTTTCCTTGAAGGACATTGTGACATCTTGA
- the LOC103483919 gene encoding uncharacterized protein LOC103483919 produces the protein MPSLQTALPPELANNVIRLYRECLRRAKFVGHRQHNTELIVDMVRQQFKKNMHETDPEKIQKMKDEAARGLINHMLYEHERMSGQKLSQSS, from the exons ATGCCATCTCTACAGACTGCTCTACCTCCTGAGCTTGCTAATAATGTCATTAGG CTTTACCGCGAGTGCCTTCGAAGGGCCAAGTTTGTTGGTCATCGG CAACATAACACCGAGCTTATTGTCGATATGGTGAGGCAACAATTCAAAAAGAACATGCATGAGACTGACCCAGAGAAGATTCAGAAGATGAAAGATGA GGCTGCTAGGGGACTTATAAACCATATGCTATACGAACATGAGAGAATGTCAGGTCAAAAATTGAGCCAAAGTTCTTGA